ATGGCACCGCCCGGAATCCGGCCCGAGGCCAGCTGGTTGATGGTCACGCTCGATCCGTTGGCCGATGCCCCCGCGCCGCCGATCAGCAGGTTGCCCTGCGCCAGCGCGTAGACCTGCCCGTCCGGGCCCTTGAGCGGGGTCATCAGCAGCGTGCCGCCACGCAGGCTCTTGGCATTGCCCATCGATGACACCACGACGTCGATGGCCTGGCCGGGGCGCGTGAACGCCGGCAGCGTGGCCGTCACCATCACGGCAGCCACGTTCTTCAACTGCATGTTGGTGCCGGGCGCAACGGTGATACCCAGTTGCGAGAGCATGTTGGTCATGCTCTGCACCGTGAACGGCGTCTGAGTCGTCTGGTCGCCCGAGTTGTCGAGACCGGCCACGAGGCCGTAGCCGATCAGCTGGTTGTCGCGCACGCCCTGAATCGACGCCAGCTCCTTCAGACGCTCGGCATGCGCCACGCCAGGCGTGAGCACCACGGCGGCGCCCGCCACGCTCATCGCAGCGGCCACGGCGAACGGGCGGACCGCGCGGCCGATGTGCCGGCGTAGAAAATGAGTCGGGCGAAGGTTACGCGCGCGGCGCGACGGGAACGGCATCATCGACATCAGAATGGCGAAACGTTAAGGAAGAAGCGCTGGAGCCAACCCATGGTTTCGGCTTCGTTGATGTAGCCCTTGCCACGGTATTCGATGCGCGCATCGGCCACCTGCGTCGAGGGCACGGTATTCGCGCCCGAAATCGTTTGCGGGCTGACGATACCCGAAAACTTGATGTACTCCGTGCCCTGGTTGATGGCGATCTGCTTCTCACCGGCGACGGCAAGGTTGCCGTTCGCGAGCACTTCCATCACGGTCACGGTGATCTGCCCGGAGAACACGTTGTTGGCATTGGCCGCGCCCTTGGCGTCGAACTTGTTCGCGCCGCTCGCGTCGAGTGCCTGATTGTTGAGCACCCCGCCGATCACGCCCGGTGTCTGATTCAGCGTCAGATTGCCGCTGCCCGAGCGCGTGGTGTTGGCTGCCGAGTTCTTGCTGGCCGCCGTGTTTTCATTGATGACGATCGTGAGGATGTCGCCGACGTTACGCGGACGACGGTCTTCGAACAGCGGACGATTCGAGTACAACGGGCGGTAGATCGAGCCTTCCGGGTCGGCCGCCACCGGCGGGGGCGGCGGACGCGTGGTCGTCGGCCCGTTCACCACCGGCTCCTGCGGCACGTAGGCGCAGCCCGCGAGACCGGTCGACGCAGCGGCGGCCACGAGCGCCAGAAACTGCGCGAGGCGTGCGCTGCGGTGCGTTTCGGTCTTGCGTGCGGACATATCGACGTTCATTCTCAAGTGCGTAGTACTGAATGCGTGTGCGGCGAGCCGCCCATTACATCTGCGTCAGGCGTTGCAGCATCTGGTCGGATGCCGTCACGGCCTTCGAGTTGATTTCGTATGCGCGCTGCGCGGAGATCATGTTCACGAGCTCTTCCACCACGTTTACGTTCGACGTCTCGACGTAGTTCTGGTTGAGCACGCCCGCGCCGTTGGTTCCCGGCTGCGCAACGTTCGGCGCGCCCGAGGCGGCCGTCTCGGCATACAGGTTCTCACCCAGGCTTTGCAGGCCGGCGTTGTTGATGAACGTGGCGAGCTGGAACGTACCGATCTGCACGTTGGCCACGTTGCCGGGCTGCGTGACCGACACCGTACCGTCGCGCGCGATGGTCAGCGACAGCGCATTGGCCGGGATTGTGATCGCCGGCTGAATCGGGAAGCCCGAGGCGGTCACGAGCTGGCCATTGTTGTCGACCTGGAACGACCCGTCGCGCGTGTAGGCGGTCGTGCCGTCCGGCATGAGCACCTGGAAGAAACCGTCGCCGTTGATGGCCACGTCCTTGGCGTTCGCCGTCGAGGTCAGGTTGCCCTGCGTGAAGATACGCTCGGTGGCGGCCGGACGCACGCCGGTCCCCAGTTGCAGCCCTGAGGGCAGCAGCGTCTGTTGCGACGATTGCGCGCCGGGCTGGCGAATCGTCTGGTACAGCAGATCTTCGAACACCGCGCGGCCCTTCTTGAAGCCATTGGTGCTGGTGTTGGCCAGGTTGTTCGAAATCACGTCCATGTTCGTCTGCTGGGCGTTCATGCCGGTGGCAGCGATGTAGAGCGAACGGATCATTGGATGTTTCTCCCCGTGTACGGTGGCGGTGCGTGCCTCTTGCGAGCGCGGCGCACCCGGCGCCCGTTAGCTGAAGTTCAGCAACTGGTTGGCGGTTTGTTCGTTGGTATCGGCCGTTTGCAGCATCTTCATCTGCATTTCGAAGGCCCGCGACTGCGAAATCATGTTCACGAGGCCGCTCACCGGATTGACGTTGCTGGTCTCGACGGAGCCTGCCACCAACACGACATTCGGATCGGCCTGCACGGGTGCGTTGTTTGCCGGACGGAACAACCCGTCGTCGCCGCGCACGAGATTGCGCTCCGGCGGATTGACCAGCTTCAACTGCCCCATCACGGCAATGGAACTGGGCGGATCGCCCTGTCCCAGCGCCGAAATCGTGCCGTCGGTGCCAATCGTGACCGCAGCGCCCGGCGGCACGGCGGCCGGACCGGCGTCGGTCATGACCTGCAGACCGTGCAGCGTGATCTGTCCATTGGCCGTCATCTCGAGGTTGCCGCCCCGGGTGTAGGCTTCGCGGCCCTGCGCGTCGCGCACGGCCAGCCAGCCTTGTCCCTGAATGGCCACATCGAGCGCACGGCCGGTTTGCTGCATCGCGCCGGGCGTGAAGTCCGTGCCAGGCGTGGATGTCGCGACGAACGTGCGCGTGCCCGTCGAGCCGTCGGCGGCGCGCACCGGCGCCTGCCGGAACGCCGAAAGCTGGGCGCGAAAGCCCGGCGTCGAGACGTTCGCCAAATTGTTGGCGGTGGTCGATTGCTGCTCCATCGCCTGCTTCGCGCCGGTCATGGCGACATAGATCAGACGATCCATCGACGTCCCTCGCGCGAGTTGCCCACGTTACGCATACGCACCGCTCCGTCCGCTTACAGGTTGACCATCGTTTGCATCAATTGGTCTTCCGTCTTGATCGTCTGCGCGTTGGCCTGATAATTGCGCTGCGCGGTAATCATGTGGACCAGTTCGGCCGTCAGGTCGACGTTCGACGCTTCGACGGCGCCTGCCTGAAGCTTGCCGAGGTTCGTGCCGCCTGGCACGCCGACAATCGGAATGCCCGACGCTGCCGACTCCGCCCAGAGGTTGTTGCCCAGCGGGATCAGGCCGTTCACGTTGTTGAAGTTGGCGAGGGCGACCTGGCCGAGCACCATCGACTGGGTGTTCGAGTACGTTCCGACGATGGTGCCGTCAGCATTGAACGTGAAGCCGGTCAGGCGACCCGACGAGTAACCGTCCTGCGTGAGCGTGTTCGGCGTGTAGCTATTGCCGAACTGCGTGGTGCCGCTCAGGTTCAGCGTCAGATTGCCCGAAGCGGCGCCGTTGCCGTAGGCAATCGTCGGCAGCGTGATCGGGCCGGTCACGGCCGCGCCCGTCGAATCCGTCTGCGACACGAGGCTGCCCGACGAGTTGAACGTGAGCGTGCCGATCGGGCCGGTGCCGACTTGCGTCGTGCCGTCGACCGACGCGTACACGGTCCACGTGGCGTTGTTGGTCGTGGGGTCGACGCTGGTCTTCGTGAAGTACAGGTTGACGTCGTGCGAATTGCCCAGCGAGTCGTAGACCTTGAGCGACGTGGCGTTGGTGTACGAATTCGGATCGGTGATCGAGAACGGCGTGGTGTTCACGGCGCTGCGCGAGTCGAGATTGAACTGGCCGGTAATCTTCGTGGTGGCCGTCGGAGCCAGATCGCCCGTCGGGATCTGGAGATCGACCGGCGAGACGCTGTTGATG
This is a stretch of genomic DNA from Pandoraea faecigallinarum. It encodes these proteins:
- a CDS encoding flagellar basal body rod protein FlgF, which gives rise to MDRLIYVAMTGAKQAMEQQSTTANNLANVSTPGFRAQLSAFRQAPVRAADGSTGTRTFVATSTPGTDFTPGAMQQTGRALDVAIQGQGWLAVRDAQGREAYTRGGNLEMTANGQITLHGLQVMTDAGPAAVPPGAAVTIGTDGTISALGQGDPPSSIAVMGQLKLVNPPERNLVRGDDGLFRPANNAPVQADPNVVLVAGSVETSNVNPVSGLVNMISQSRAFEMQMKMLQTADTNEQTANQLLNFS
- a CDS encoding flagellar basal body P-ring protein FlgI, whose protein sequence is MSMMPFPSRRARNLRPTHFLRRHIGRAVRPFAVAAAMSVAGAAVVLTPGVAHAERLKELASIQGVRDNQLIGYGLVAGLDNSGDQTTQTPFTVQSMTNMLSQLGITVAPGTNMQLKNVAAVMVTATLPAFTRPGQAIDVVVSSMGNAKSLRGGTLLMTPLKGPDGQVYALAQGNLLIGGAGASANGSSVTINQLASGRIPGGAIVERAVPTAMGGQPGTVQMELNATDFSTAQRVVDAVNRRFGFGTAQALDGRVILLRTPTDPASRVQFLAQLESLEVRPDNTAARVVINARTGSVVMNQNVTIQQCAVAHGNLSVVIDTQNNVSQPAPFSGGQTVVAPNSQISVQQENNALKMVKAGANLADVVKALNSLGASPADLMSILQAMKASGALRADLEII
- a CDS encoding flagellar basal body L-ring protein FlgH, which translates into the protein MSARKTETHRSARLAQFLALVAAAASTGLAGCAYVPQEPVVNGPTTTRPPPPPVAADPEGSIYRPLYSNRPLFEDRRPRNVGDILTIVINENTAASKNSAANTTRSGSGNLTLNQTPGVIGGVLNNQALDASGANKFDAKGAANANNVFSGQITVTVMEVLANGNLAVAGEKQIAINQGTEYIKFSGIVSPQTISGANTVPSTQVADARIEYRGKGYINEAETMGWLQRFFLNVSPF
- the flgG gene encoding flagellar basal-body rod protein FlgG, translated to MIRSLYIAATGMNAQQTNMDVISNNLANTSTNGFKKGRAVFEDLLYQTIRQPGAQSSQQTLLPSGLQLGTGVRPAATERIFTQGNLTSTANAKDVAINGDGFFQVLMPDGTTAYTRDGSFQVDNNGQLVTASGFPIQPAITIPANALSLTIARDGTVSVTQPGNVANVQIGTFQLATFINNAGLQSLGENLYAETAASGAPNVAQPGTNGAGVLNQNYVETSNVNVVEELVNMISAQRAYEINSKAVTASDQMLQRLTQM
- the flgE gene encoding flagellar hook protein FlgE, coding for MAFSTGLSGLNAASKDLDVIGNNVANAATVGFKQGQAQFADIYANSLFGAGNNTVGIGTRVAAIAQQFTQGDITVTNRQLDLAISGNGFFRVSNNGTIAYTRNGQFSLDKDGYIVDSNGDHLTGYLAGPNGIINSVSPVDLQIPTGDLAPTATTKITGQFNLDSRSAVNTTPFSITDPNSYTNATSLKVYDSLGNSHDVNLYFTKTSVDPTTNNATWTVYASVDGTTQVGTGPIGTLTFNSSGSLVSQTDSTGAAVTGPITLPTIAYGNGAASGNLTLNLSGTTQFGNSYTPNTLTQDGYSSGRLTGFTFNADGTIVGTYSNTQSMVLGQVALANFNNVNGLIPLGNNLWAESAASGIPIVGVPGGTNLGKLQAGAVEASNVDLTAELVHMITAQRNYQANAQTIKTEDQLMQTMVNL